TGCTTCATTTCATAGGGATAAACCGGAGCAACCCGGTAAATCGCCTGGGGAATCCGATCCACTTCGCTGATCTCGAAGATGTACTCGAGTTCCTCCATGGCGTTGACCTGGAAGTCGCTCATGGAGAAGTCGCCTCCGGCGGTGGCGTCGCCCATTCCGGGATTCAGGGCCAGTTCAAGCTGGGCCAGGCTAAGTTTGGGCTGTTCCTGCTTCAGCTGGGGCTGATCCTTCTTCTCTTCCTTTTCGGGGGGCGGTGTCTTTTCAGCGGGGGGCGGAGGCGGCGGCGGCTTCGAAAGATCAAGCGTGGTGATGTCAACCGTCTGGTTGCCGACCGTGGCAATCAACTGGAAAAACGGAAGAGCCAGAAACAATCCCGCCGTGGCGAGAAAACCCATTACCCAGGCTACCGCCACTTTGTTCCAGAAGCTGATTTCGTCACTATGGGTACACCGGTAGTGTTTCGGCACCACTTCAACTTCTTCCGGTGGAGGTATGGGTGGCTTCATTGAGGAGCCGCCGTGCGGGCCGCCAACCACCTTCCGCAGATGGACCGCCTCCGCGGTCGACCGGTAATCCGACCGGTTGCTCAGAAACGTGCCGTCACTCCGTGAAGTGGCCGGCATTGGCGTTGTGTTCTGACGAACAGGTGAAGGCCCAAGGGTGAACTCAGGGCGCGTATTCATGGGTGACCTTTCTCGGTTGTTGCTTGAGCGAACCGATCACCGGAGAAGTGCTGTGATTACTGGACCGGTGACAGCTGACTGGTCCGCCTTTCTGTTTGTAACCAATATAACGGATGGAGGCGATCCTGGCCACGCGAAGATTGGTTTCAGGCAGGCAAATCTTGGTCTCCGCGACGGTATAATCCGACCTAATGGATACCGGCAGGCCCCCGAATAATGACGCGAAATCGGGAGTACC
This window of the Opitutaceae bacterium genome carries:
- a CDS encoding energy transducer TonB; this encodes MNTRPEFTLGPSPVRQNTTPMPATSRSDGTFLSNRSDYRSTAEAVHLRKVVGGPHGGSSMKPPIPPPEEVEVVPKHYRCTHSDEISFWNKVAVAWVMGFLATAGLFLALPFFQLIATVGNQTVDITTLDLSKPPPPPPPAEKTPPPEKEEKKDQPQLKQEQPKLSLAQLELALNPGMGDATAGGDFSMSDFQVNAMEELEYIFEISEVDRIPQAIYRVAPVYPYEMKQSGISGSVEILFVCGADGKVKRVSVKSSTHREFEESAIRAIRDWRFEPGMKDGKPVNVRMLIPFNFNVKD